Proteins encoded in a region of the Vicia villosa cultivar HV-30 ecotype Madison, WI linkage group LG5, Vvil1.0, whole genome shotgun sequence genome:
- the LOC131605817 gene encoding uncharacterized protein LOC131605817 — translation MEARVEALESEISKVRSTLVDVQNSVATNHVNLIAMLEKCLGKSLTEDEGDESVSVKGSTVVRNKGGHGSTIVNNLRGDALTEFRQSVKKVELPAFDGEDPVGWISRAEVYFRVQDTTPEMRVNLAQLCMEGGTIHFFNSLIGEEERLTWEALKEALLERYGGHGDGDVYEQLTELKQEGTVEEYITEFEYLTAQIPKLPEKQFRGYFLHGLKPEIRGKVRSLAAMGEMNRTKLLQVTRVVEREVRGGNGTSFNRGPKSGYGSTHNGSSGRKNGSDWGMIRGRDIGSNGGVKSGSSGFIGDKQAQIDKKQIGPRDRGFKHLSYNEPMERKQKGLCFKCGGPFHPMHQCPDKQLRVLVVEDDGDEEEEAKLLAVEVDESDEEKGEMSLLNLHHIAHKTHHTMKFQGSIQGVEVLILVDSGVTHNFISQKLVHQMDWPVETTPQMTVKLGNGFQVATQGVCKEMEVCIGEFKLRPEMHLFELGGIDVVLGIEWLKTLGDTITNWRQQTMSFWSEKKWVTLKGQEGCRESAVALQSILKKQKPKGVRDNTLTAHQQTELDIILHKYEQVFQTPTGLPPRRDKEHAITLVEGQGAVNVRSYRYPHHHKNEIEKQVKEMLAAGVIRHSTSSFSSPVILVKKKDCTWRMCIDYRALNKVTVPDKFPIPVIEELLDELHGAKFFSKLDLKSGCHQVRVKESDVYKTTFRTHEGHYEFLVMPFGLMNAPSTFQSLMNDIFRPLLRKHVLVFFDDILIYSRDWETQKC, via the exons ATGGAAGCAAGGGTCGAAGCTTTAGAGAGTGAGATCTCGAAGGTGCGATCTACTCTCGTCGATGTGCAGAACTCAGTAGCAACAAACCATGTTAACCTGATAGCGATGCTGGAAAAGTGTCTGGGTAAGTCGTTGACGGAGGATGAAGGAGACGAGAGTGTTTCCGTCAAAGGGTCGACGGTGGTCAGAAACAAAGGCGGTCACGGGAGCACCATTGTAAACAACTTACGTGGAGATGCTTTGACGGAGTTCCGTCAGTCTGTTAAGAAGGTGGAACTTCCCGCTTTCGACGGTGAGGACCCAGTAGGATGGATATCACGAGCCGAGGTATACTTCCGCGTTCAAGACACGACGCCGGAAATGAGAGTGAACTTGGCGCAACTGTGCATGGAAGGTGGAACAATTcattttttcaactctttaattgGAGAAGAAGAAAGGTTGACATGGGAAGCACTGAAAGAGGCATTGTTGGAGAGGTATGGAGGACACGGTGATGGCGATGTCTATGAGCAATTAACGGAACTAAAACAAGAGGGAACGGTGGAGGAGTACATCACTGAGTTTGAGTATTTGACAGCTCAGATCCCGAAACTCCCCGAAAAACAGTTTCGTGGGTACTTCCTACATGGGTTGAAGCCGGAGATTAGAGGGAAGGTGCGAAGCTTAGCGGCGATGGGGGAGATGAATAGAACGAAGTTGCTCCAAGTAACAAGAGTTGTTGAGAGGGAGGTAAGAGGTGGAAATGGCACGAGTTTTAATCGTGGGCCCAAATCTGGGTATGGGTCGACTCACAATGGGTCATCCGGAAGAAAAAATGGATCTGATTGGGGCATGATAAGAGGGAGAGATATTGGGTCGAATGGAGGTGTAAAGAGTGGGTCAAGTGGGTTCATAGGAGACAAACAGGCCCAAATTGATAAGAAACAGATTGGGCCTCGCGATAGGGGTTTCAAACATTTGTCTTATAATGAACCAATGGAGAGGAAGCAGAAGGGGTTGTGTTTTAAATGTGGAGGTCCCTTCCACCCTATGCATCAATGCCCTGATAAACAACTTAGAGTTTTGGTTGTGGAGGATGATGGAGATGAGGAAGAAGAGGCTAAACTGTTGGCTGTAGAGGTGGATGAAAGTGATGAAGAGAAGGGAGAGATGAGTCTGCTTAACTTGCATCACATTGCACACAAAACTCACCACACTATGAAATTCCAAGGATCAATACAAGGAGTGGAGGTACTGATTTTGGTAGATAGTGGGGTAACACATAATTTCATATCTCAAAAGCTAGTCCACCAAATGGATTGGCCTGTTGAAACCACTCCTCAGATGACTGTCAAATTGGGGAATGGGTTCCAAGTGGCAACACAAGGGGTGTGTAAGGAGATGGAAGTATGTAttggagaatttaaactaaggccAGAGATGCACTTATTTGAGTTAGGTGGAATTGATGTGGTTTTAGGCATTGAATGGCTTAAAACATTGGGAGATACTATTACTAATTGGAGGCAACAAACTATGAGTTTTTGGAGTGAAAAAAAGTGGGTGACCCTTAAAGGACAGGAGGGGTGCAGGGAGTCTGCAGTAGCCTTGCAAAGTATACTAA AAAAGCAGAAGCCCAAAGGAGTTAGAGACAACACGTTGACTGCACACCAACAAACGGAGTTGGACATCATATTACACAAATATGAGCAAGTTTTCCAAACACCTACTGGTCTACCACCCAGGCGAGATAAGGAACACGCAATCACCCTGGTAGAAGGACAAGGAGCGGTAAACGTGAGGTCGTATCGTTACCCCCACCATCATAAGAACGAAATAGAGAAGCAGGTGAAAGAGATGTTGGCCGCAGGGGTCATTAGGCATAGCACGAGTTCGTTCTCAAGTCCGGTAATcttagtgaagaagaaggattgCACGTGGAGGATGTGCATTGATTATCGTGCCCTAAACAAGGTTACTGTACCTGACAAATTTCCCATACCAGTGATTGAGGAATTATTGGATGAGCTACATGGAGCGAAGTTCTTTTCAAAATTAGATTTGAAATCAGGATGCCACCAAGTAAGGGTGAAGGAGTCTGATGTGTACAAAACAACTTTTAGGACACATGAGGGGCACTATGAATTTCTTGTGATGCCGTTTGGACTCATGAACGCTCCCTCAACGTTCCAAAGTCTCATGAATGATATATTTCGCCCCTTGCTGAGAAAACATGTGCTGGTCTTCTTCGACGACATACTCATTTATAGTAGGGACTGGGAGACTCAGAAGTGTTGA